From a region of the Alnus glutinosa chromosome 1, dhAlnGlut1.1, whole genome shotgun sequence genome:
- the LOC133858865 gene encoding small ribosomal subunit protein eS21: MQNEEGVITELYIPRKCSATNRLITAKDHASVQVNVGHLDENGVYNGHFSTFALCGFVRAQGDADSGLDRLWQKKKAEIRQQ, encoded by the exons ATGCAGAACGAAGAGGGGGTTATCACCGAGCTTTACATTCCAAGGAAATG TTCAGCGACGAACAGGCTGATTACTGCAAAGGACCATGCCTCCGTTCAGGTTAACGTTGGGCATTTGGATGAGAACGGTGTGTACAATGGCCATTTCTCCACCTTTGCTCTCTGCGGATTCGTCCGTGCTCAG gGAGATGCTGACAGTGGATTGGACAGACTCTGGCAGAAGAAGAAAGCTGAAATCCGCCAACAGTAG